One Deltaproteobacteria bacterium PRO3 DNA segment encodes these proteins:
- a CDS encoding helix-turn-helix transcriptional regulator, translating to MSQAALAERAGIFRPNLIDLESGKRDCTLKTLERLARALDISPGRLLDS from the coding sequence CTGTCTCAAGCCGCTCTGGCCGAGCGCGCCGGGATATTCCGCCCCAATCTCATCGACCTGGAGTCCGGGAAAAGAGATTGCACGCTCAAGACGCTGGAGCGTTTGGCTCGGGCGCTGGATATTTCTCCTGGACGACTGCTCGACTCA